A window of Halovivax gelatinilyticus genomic DNA:
CTTGATCTGCGGGATCGTCTGGTGTGACTCGTCGATGACGGTGAGGTAGTCGTCGGGGAAGTAATCGAGCAGCGTGTACGGCGTGTCTCCCGGTTCGCGGTCGGAGAGATAGACCGAGTAGTTCTCGATGCCCGAGCAGTAACCCGCCTCCGCCATCATCTCTAAGTCGAACGTGGTGCGCTCTTCGATCCGCTGGGCGGCGATCAGGTCGCCCTGGCGCTCGAAGTACGAGATGCGCCGATCTAGGTCCTCGCGGATCTCGTCCATCGCCCGCTCCAGTCTGGGTTCGGGAATCGAGTAGTGTTCGGCCGGGTGGACGAGCACGGCGGGCTCTTCGCTCACGACTTTCCCTTCCATCGGGTCTACCTTCAGCATCCGGTCGATCTCGTCGCCCCAGAGTTCGACGCGGACGGCGTAGCGGCCGTACATCGGGAAGATCTCGAGCGTGTCGCCGCGGACGCGAAACGTCCCCTGGGAGAAGTCGACGTCGTTTCGCTCGTAGTTCAAATCGACCAGCCGTTTCAAGAGTTCGTCGCGACCGGTCTCTTCGCCCACTTCGAGACGCATCGACATGTCGACGTAGTTTCGCGGGTCACCGAGCCCGTAGATGGCCGACACCGACGCGACCACGATGACGTCGTCTCGCGTCAGCAGCGACCGGGTGGCCGAGTGGCGCAGCCGATCGATCTCGTCGTTGATCGAGGCGTCCTTGTCGATGTAGGTGTCGGTCTGTTCGACGTACGCTTCGGGCTGGTAGTAGTCGTAGTAGGAGACGAAGTACTCGACGGCGTTGTTCGGAAAGAGGGTCCGAAACTCCTCGTAGAGCTGGGCGGCGAGGGTCTTGTTGTGGGCGATGACGAGCGTCGGTTGCTGGAGCTGCTCGACCGTCCACGAGACGGTGTTGGTCTTGCCCGACCCCGTCACGCCGAGCAGCGTTTGCTTCTCGGCGCCGGCTTCGTAGCCGCGGACGAGACCCTCGATGGCCTCGGGCTGGTCGCCCGCCGGCTCGAACGGCGCGTCGACCGCGAAGGGCTGGTCGGCGTCTGGTCGATCCGGCTGGAGGGGTCCCTCGGTGTTGCTCACGGTGAGACCCATTGTGGCCGAAGAACCTTGACGGACTCGGTGTGCGACGTAAAAATAGGCCGCGTGCGATTCGGTTACGTCTCGTCGGCTCGCTCCCGGTCGACCTCGAGCAGTACCTCGAACGCACGGTCTTCGAGCCCTTCCGGCGGCTGGAGTAGCCCGATCGCGAAGGCCGAGTAGATCGTCCCCGCCTCGACGGCGACGTCCGCGTCGAAGACGACGGTCTCCGGATCGCCCGCCGCGGTGACTTTAACGCGGTACGTTCCCGGATCGACCGCGAGGTACGGCGAGACGGTCCGGTAGGGGACGTCCTCGAGGACGACGTCGCCGGCCAGGTAGACGTCGACGTTCGGCGCGTCCGGCGAGAAGTGCGCGACACGGAGTCCGTTCTCCGGCGGCACGATCGGCTCTTCGTCGGCCGGTTCTTTCTCGTCTGTCGGTTCTTCGTCGCCTTTCTCGTCTCTGTGTTCGTCGTCCGTTTCGTCTTTGTGGCTGTCGGCTGCGTAGACGGAACCGGAAACCGCCGCCAGCCCGCTCGCGGCACCGATACCTTTCAACGTGGTACGTCTCGTGGGCATTACGTCCCAGCCAACGAAACTATTCCCAATATAGTCGACAGACTGTCTCATCAGTAAAACACCATTGGGAATGGCGAGTGGGCCGTTCCAGTGCGTTTCGTTCAGAATGGGCCGGATTACTGGGTGCACATCGAACCTGTTGCATTCGAATGACCGGACGGAGTAACCGGTTGTTTGAAACGTCGCGATCGGTCGTTCACCCGGTATCTGCGCGTTTTCCTGGGGAAGTAGGGCCGTGATCGGTCTCCGTTTAACTTCGGCACTGTTTCGGGTCGGACGGCGATCCTTCGCGGCGAGCGAGGGGCACCCACACTTCTTCCATCTGCCCGTAGAAGGCGTCGGTATGTCCGGAACGGGTCACGTTCAGAACGCGCGCCGGGAACTGGAAACCGCCGTCGAACGAGCCGACGACGACGTTCGAGACGACCTGCGCGAGACGGCGGCCGAACTCGCCGCGATCGCGAGCGGCGACCAGCCCGCAGATTACGCCGTCGTCGACGGCTACCTGAACGAACTTCGCCAGACGAAACGAGACGCCGACGACGTCGCCGACGAGATCGACGCGGCGATCGACCACCTCTCCGCGTACCGCGACGACCTGGAACAGGCGTGATATCCGGCGCACCGACGGCCTTCTCGGTCTACGTCGGGTGACGTATCGGTCCCACGTTCGGTGTCTTCTTCGTCCGTCGTTCGGCGACGCTGACTCCCGACGTGCGTCGCCCATCGTCGCGGAACCGGATGACGCGACCGGGCCAGCGCACGTCGCCGCTCCGTTAGACACCTCGACTCGCCGCTCCGTTAGACACTCCGACGACGCCGACCGTCAGGAAGCCGTGAGTACCGGTTTATCACCCTCCCGGTCGTCCGTTCTAGTGTTATGTCTTCGACACCTCCTACCGACGATTCGCACGTACGCCAGACCGACCGCTCGGCCGACTCGCTCGGGGCGGTCGTCGACTGGATCGTGACCGCGTTTCTGGTCCTGGCCGGGCTCTCGATCGCGATCGGCGGGCTGTTCGCCTCGCTCGCGGCCGACCGAGCCCAGATCGAATCGCTCGTCGCCGACGGGACGATCGAGGCCGATCCGCTCACCGACGCGGAACTCGTCGATCTCACCTACGCGCTGGCGTCGACGGGCGGGCTCTGGCTGGTCGTCGTCGGACTCCTGACCGCCGTCGCTGGCGTCGTGTTCTTCGTTTCCCGCCGCCGTACGCGCCGCCAGTTCGCTCTAGAGGAGCGTCCACCGCCGACGGTCGGCACCTACGCGCTCATCGGCGGGATCGTCACGATCGTGGCGTCGTTCGTCCCGCTCGCGCCGATCCTCGGCGGCGGCGTCTCCGGCTACCTCTCGCGTGACGACCGCCACCACGGGCTGGCCATCGGCGGACTGGCCGGGCTCGTCGCGGCGGCCCCGGTCGTCGTCGGCTTTGCCATCCTGTTAGGCGGACTGGCGATCGCCGCGAACGCGCTCGGCCTCGGCTTTGCGACCGTGGCGATCGCGCTCGCGTTCGTCCTGCTCACGATGATCGCCGCGCTCTACGTGGTCGCGCTGAGCGCGCTCGGCGGTTTTCTGGGCGCCTACCTCGCTCGCGATCGGCGCGACGATCGGGCGGCGACGGACGCTGGACACTGAGAACGGTCTCGTCGATTCGAACCGCCGGCCCGACTACTCCAGCCGGTCTAGCACCGCGTCGGTCTCGTACGACAGCGAGAGCGACCGGGAGCGACCGCGACCCTCGATTTCGGCGTAGTCGGCGTCGATCAGGTCGAGCTGGTCGAGCTTGTTGACGATCTCGGAGTAGCGCGTGTAACCGAGGTCGGTCTCCTCGTGGAAGGCTTCGTAGACGTCGCCCGCTTGTTGGCCGTCGTGCTCGGCGATGACGCGCACCAGCGCCCGTTCGGAGTCCGACAGGCCCTGGAGGCTTCGCGAGAGGCTTATGTACTTCGAGGTCTCGAACGCCGCCTCGACGTCCTCGCTCGAGATCGTCTTCGAGCCGCGCATCTCCGCGTTCAGGCCGGCGCGCTTGAAGAGGTCGATGCCGACGCGCAGGTCGCCGCTCTGGGCGGTGAGTTCGGCCACCCGGTCGAGGATCGGGGCGGTGACGACGCCGTCGTTGAACCCGCGCTTGACCCGTTCGCCAAGGATGTCGACGATTTCGCGTTCGTCGTAGACGGGGAAGTAGACGTCCTCTGGTCGGAAGACGCTCTGGACGCGCGCGTCGAGTTCGTCGACGACGTCGAGCGTGGGATCCGAGGAGACGACGATGACGCCGATCTTCGCGCCGGGGTGTTCCTCGTGGGCGCGAAGCAGCGAGTAGAGCGTATCCGAGGCTTCGTTCTCGTAGAAGAGGTAGTTGACGTCGTCCAGCGCGACGACGAGAACCCGATCGTCCTCGACGAGTTGCTCTGCGATCTGTCCGAAGAGCTTCTTGAAGGAGATGCCCGACGAGGGCGGTTCGTAGTCGAAGGTCCCCTCGAAGAGTCGCGAGAAGACGGCGTAGCGCGTCGAGTTCACCTGGCAGTTGACCCGGATCGTCCGGACGTCGCGGGTCTGACCGGCGATCTCGTCGTATAAGCGCTGGACCGCCGTCGTCTTGCCGGTTCCGGGCGGCCCGCGGACGAGCACGTTGAGCGGGCGCGAACCGCGCACGGCGGGGCGCAGCGCGTAGACGAGGCTCTGCATCTGCGAGTCGCGGTGCTGGAACGTCTCCGGGACGTAGTCGATCTCGAAGACGGACTCGTTGCGAAAGACGGTCTCGTCCCAGCCCAACATCCCCTCGTCGGGGTCCCGTTCCATTACTTTCACCTCGCTCTCGAAGCTACGTCAGTGTTTCGGCGTCGGTCGCGTCGTGGCCCCAACGCCGCTGATTCGATTCGCGTTCGAACGCGTTCATCCGAGCGAGAACCCGTCGGATCGGATGGGACTCCTGACAGTCAGAGTGTTCGTGAGCGTTATTTATATTCGCTGACAGCCTACTATCGTTGGTGACGCACATGCGAACTCAAACCCGTCCCAACCTCTCTCCCATCGAGTGGTTCATCATGGCGCTCGTGACCGTCGGTGCAATCAACTGGGGCCTCGTCGGCCTCGAGGGATTCGTCGGTGGCAACCTGAACCTGGTGAACCTCCTCTTCGGGTCCGTCTCGACCATCGAATACTCGGTCTACCTGCTCGTCGGCCTCGCTGGTCTGTCGATCCTCGTCACGGGAATCCGACGCTACCGCAGCCCCGCCGAGGACGCGGCGGAGATCGAACACACCGAACCCGCTCGGTGACCGTTTTTTGCACGCAGTAGCCAGTCGGCCGTCAGTCGAACTTTTCTAACAACCGCTCGTAGAATCCGCCGGCGTCCGTCCCGCCGTCGGCGCTCGCCGTCTCGTCACTATCGACTTCCTCGGCCAACTTCTCGACGATCAGCTCGGGCGTCGAGCGAGCGAGGTGGTCCGGGACGGGTGATCGGTTCACCGCCAGTTCGCCCTCAACCAGTCCCACGGCCTCGATGCCGTCGACGGGGACCTCGTAGTCGGCGGTCTCGCGGATCTCGTCGGCCAGGTGGGAGACGAAGACGGCGGTGGCGTCGCGCGCAGAGAGCGCCTCTAAGATGCCGGCGATGATCTTCGCGCTGGCGCCCGGTTCGGTGATGCTCTCGAGTTCGTCGACCAGCACCAGCCCGCCGTCGGCCCCGGTCGCGAGGTCGGCGAAGCCGCGGACGGTCGCCTCGAAGGCGCCCGCGTCGAGGGTCCCCTGGGTCTTCGCGTGGTAGTGGACGGCGTCGAAGCGCCGGAGTCGAACCCGGTCGGCGGGAACCGGGAGGCCCATGTGCGCCAGGATGACGACGGCCGCCACCAGATCCAGCGTCGAGGTCTTTCCGCCGCTGTTTACCCCGGAGAGAAGGCGGACGCCGTCGACGTCGTAGTCGACCGGGTCGATCGCCGACGGCGGTTCGTCGAGCAGCGGCGAGCGGCCGCCCTCGATGCGGACGTCCGGACCGTCGCCGGCATCCCAGACGAACTCGGCCATCGTACACTCGAAGTCATCTGCGAAGCGGGAAATTGCGAGTTCGACGTCGAGTTCGAGCGCCTGTCGGACCAGGGTCTCGGCGTCACCTCGCAGGTCGGCTAGTTCCGCGGCGAGTGCTTGCTTTCGCCGGACCGCTCGCTGGTCCATCGTCGCCTGGAGCTCCTCGCGCAATCGACCGACCGCGTCGTCGTCGTGGGCGACCGGAAACGTCGGATCGTCGCCGAACGCCCGTTCGGCGAGTTCGGCTTCTCCCGTCGTGAGCCCGAGCGTCTCGACGACGTGTTCGCGAGCCGCGCTCACCGCCTCGTCGTACTCGTCGGCCAGTTCGCGCGAAAACAGCGAGTCCGCGCCGGCGCCCCGTTCGACCAGCGAGAGCAAGTCCGATCCCTCGATCGTGACGTCCTGTTCGGCGATCGCCGCTTTGAGCTGGTCGTTCGCGAGCGATTCGGCGCCGGCGACGACGGTATCCAGGTCGTCGACGGCGCGTTCGAGCCGGTCGAGTTCCTCGTCGCCGGCGACCGTCCCGTCGCTGTCGAACCGATCGAGTCCGTCTTCGAGCGCGGCCGGGTCACAGGGCGGTTCCAGGTCGCTCTCGCGGTGGACGGCGATCGCCGCCTGCAGCCGGTCGCGGTTGGCCGAGAAGAACGCGAGCGGACGTTCGGGGACGATCGCGATCGGGTCGTCGAACGCGTCCGGTCTGACACGGACGTCGCCGTCGACGTCGACGCCGGCGAAGTGCTCGTCGAGTGCGACCACGGTCGCGTAGCCGCGAGCGAGTTCGGCCAGCCCGCGGGCGTCCTCGACGAGTTCGACCGAGAGCTCTGGAAACGCCTCGGTAGCCTCCGCGTACCGTTCGGCGTCGGTCGTCGCGAGACAGCGCTCGCGGACGCGAACGTCGCCCGGCTCGACCGTCGGGGAGACCTCGCGCAGGGCCGCCAGGATGGCCTCGCTTGGCTCCCGTGAGAGCGCGTCGCTCGTCACCGTTCGCGCCTCCTCGATTCGAGACCGGCGCGAACTCGGGTAGAACGTCTCCAGGCGCCGTGCCGCGTAGTCGGTGACGGTTCGCTCCTGGAGACCCGAGAGCAGCTCGCGGTAAATCTCCCCGGTGCGGTCGGTGGCCAGAAAGCCGCCCGGATCGTCGTGTTCGGCCCGAATCGCCGCGCGGGCGATGTGGGCCGCCCGCCCGGGGCTCACCCCTGGCGCGCTCGCGATTTCGGCCACGTCACCCGTCCGAAGCGCCCGTTCCGGGTCGTCGAGTTCGGCCAGCGCCTCGGCCGTCTTCCGTCCGATCCCCGGGATCGCTTCGAGTTCCATCTGCGAGGTGATACGCACGTGTCGAGAAAAACGTATGGGGTCTGGTGTCAACTGGGACCGTCCCTCGCGGTCGTCGCGGCGGCTCACTCTCTGGGTCAACAAAATTGCTACTACTATACAATACAAGTGACCGTTTGAAACGAATAGGGAACGATATTCGAAAGACAACCAATTTGTGCTGTTCTTCTGCTTCATCACGGCTGAATGTTGCTTAAACTAACTTATTTTACCGTTTATGTCCACATCTACTCTCGCACCCTCTCCTTATGATGCGCCTGATGGCAGTTTGGGCGGTTCTAAATCCAGATGTGTATCCGTTGCCCGTACTATAATGTGGAAAATGTGCAATATCGGTGGCGCGTCCCCGTTCTCGGTGACTGGAAGATGACGGCGTAAGGTTGGGGGGTTCGGAGAGCGGATTTTCGGGTCCCGACTACTCGTCCGCCCGAAGCACGCCGGCGTCGACGAGTTGGTCGATCTCCTCGTCGTCGTATCCGACGGCACGAAGGACCGCTCGTGAGTGCTCGCCGAGTCGTGGTGGGTGTGTTTCGATCGACTGGATAGCGTTTCGAAACTTGATGGGAAAGCCGAGGGTGTCGACGTCGCCGACATCCGGGTGATCCATCGTCTGTAGCATCTCTCTCGCCTCCACCTGTGGATCGTCCCAGACGGAGACCGTGTCGTTGATCGGCGCGGCCGGAACGCCCGCCTCTCGAAGCGACTCGAGGAGTTCGTCGACCGAGTAGGACCCGACGGCCGCCGCGACCGCGTCGTTACACGCGTCGTGATTTTCGATCCGGTCGTCGAGCGTTTCGAAGCGTGGGTCGTCGACCAGCTCGTCCGCCCCGACCACGTCGCAAAAACGGTGCCAGTGGCGGTCCGTGATGATCGAGAGGTGAATCTCTCCGTCCGCCGCCTCGAACACGCCCTCGGGTGCGAAGTAGTTGTGCTGTCGACCGAACGGCGGGTACGGTTCACCGGTCGCCAGGCTGTAGGTTGCCCGGGTGGTCAACCCGGCTAGGGCCGCGTCGAGCAGCGAGACGTCGACGAAGTCTCCCTCGCCGGTCTGGCGTCGGTTCAACACCGCGAGTAAAATTCCCTGGACGGCGTACAGCGACGCGTAGACGTCGTTCATCGGCATGCCGGAGCGCATCGGCGGGCTCTCCTCCGAGCGCGTCATCGACATCGCTCCGCTCAGCGCCTGAATGGTCGTGTCGACGCCGTTGTACTCGCGGTACGGTCCGGTGTGACCGAACGCGGAGACCGAACAGTAGATGATCTCCTCGTTGCGCTCGCGGACCGTCTCGTAGTCGATCTCGTAGCGATCTGCGAACGCCGGCGGGAAGTTGAGCAACACGACGTCCGCCCGTTCGGCGAGATCGAGAAACGCCGCTCGACCCTGCTCGCTCGTCACGTCGAGTGCGAGACTTCGCTTGTTTCGATTCGGCGTCAGGTAGTAGAAACTCTCGCCGCCGAGGTCGGGTTCGATCCCGCGCGCGAGTTCACCGCCGGCTGGCCGTTCGATTTTGACGACGTCCGCCCCCATGTCGCCGAGCATCTGTCCGGCGTACGGGCCGGCGACCATCGTGGACAATTCCAGCACGGAGAGACCGTCCAGTGGCTGGCTGGGCATACGTTGGAGTTCTCCCAGGACCTCATAAGCGTTCGTTTCCCACCGGGTACCCGGTCCCGAACTCGCAGGGGTTGGACTCGGTCGGCTGACGGTGATCGTCCCGTCACCGTGATAACCTCGTCCTGACGCCGGTGGTGGTGCTCGGTTGTTGTGTTGTGATACCATGACACTGTCTTGAATGTGGGTGGGCCTGGCCGAGTTATTAACGGGCTTAGTACGTTATCTTGGTACGATCGGCACCGTGTGGTTTCGAAATGCCAGCACACCGTTTCGCTATCGCAGGATCGACCGGCGTCGACGGCTGTTGGACGGAGAGTCGAACGATCGCTCTCGAAACGGCGTATGACCGCCACAGCGAGGGACGCGCTAGTGTGCGGTGAGAAGGCAGATTGATGAACTGGTGTGAGCGGCCAGACCCGGTGTCAGTGACCCGGACGACGCGCGCGGTTCCGGTGGACGGAATCGGGATGTAAACGCGACTCGTTCGCCGACTACGACCCGTCGCTCGTCGGGAAGTACTTGCCCATGTCGGTCTTCCGGTGAGTCTCCAGGAAGAACTCGACGTTTTCGACCTGCTCGATCGCTCTGACGGCGTCGATGCTGTCGTCGACGTCGCCGAGCGACTCGGCCATACGGACCGCGTAGACGTCGAACGACCCGACGCCGGAACTGATGAACCAGTAGGGCATCTCCGCGAGCGTGTCCTTTACCACTTGCTTTGCGTTCGGCGTGTCGCTGACAGTGATCGACAGGCGAAGGACGTGCCAGTCGTGAGCGTTCGGGTTCAGCATGAAGAACGTCGAGGTCGATTCGAACAGGTTCTGGACCCGATAGCGAATCCCCTCGCCGCTCATCTCGTACCCGCGCTGGTCGAGTTGCTGTGAGATGTCGGCGTACGGCGTTCGCGGATCGTTCGAGAGGATCCCCAGGATGATCCGGTCGATTTCGTCCAATCCATCCATCGGTGAGCTGGCCATGGTCTCACATTGGATGGAAGTGACCTAAGACTTCTGTCCTCGACGAATTCCTGGCCTCTCGCGAACGGAGGCCGCACCAATCAGTCGGCGTCGGCAAGCGGTTCCAGGACCGACGCGACGGGCCGGTCCTCGATCGATCGAACCCGCTCTCGCACCGTTCGCCCCGCGTCGGCACCGATGACGGGCTCGACCAGCCGGTCGAACTTTTTGGTCACGTCCGCCCACGAAAGCGGCGTCTCCGGATCGCCTTTCGCGTCGAGCACTCGCGTCTCCACCGTTTCGTCGGCCGTCTCGATCGCGACGTTCACCGCCCACTGTTCCGGGTACCGTTCGTCGGCCCACTCGTCTGCTACCGCCTCGGTCGCCTCGATCAGTCGCCGTTCCGTCGGCGACAGTTCGTCGGCCAGCGCGTCGAAGAGCGTGTCTACGGTCACCTCGCGTCGGGTAACGGCGAGCATCGTCACGAACGGCAGACTGAACTGCCCGTCGACGACCGTCTCGGGGAATTGCTTCGTCGGCTCTCCCACGAGCTGGTGGCCCGACGATGAGAGTTCGACGCGGATCGCCTCGATCTGCTCGGGCGAGAGGTCGTTCGCCGTCACGAGTTCGACCGCCCCGTCGATGACGGGGTGGAGAAATCGACAGACCGGATACGGCTTCAGCCCGGTTCGGTCGATCTCGTAGGACTCGCCGAGCCCGTCACGGGCGCGTTCTGGCCGCGGATCGTCGGAGTACGCCTGGAGAAACCCCCGAGGCCCTTCGATCGGATTCGTCGTCGCGAGAAACTCGTTCTCCGCGAACGTCGCGGCGATATATCCGGAGTGGGCGGCCAATCCGGGATGGATCCGTTTGTTCCACGAACCGTCTTCGAGAAACTGTAGCGATCCGGCGGCCTGGCTGCCCGCGATGCCGAACGCGCGCTCTATCGTCTTCGCGTCGGCCCCAGCGATCATGCACGTAGCCGCCGCCGCGCCGAACACTCCGCACGTACTCGTCGCGTGGAATCCCCTGGCGTAGTGAGCTTCGGAATTGAGCGCCATGCCGAGTCTCGCCGTCACCTCGTAGCCGCCGACGAACGCCGCGAGAAGCTCCGACCCGCTCGCGTCGTGGTCCTCCCCGGCCGCCAACGCCGCGCCCAGGACTGGCGCCGCGGCGTGGACCGATCCGGCGCGGTGGGTCTCGTCGAAGTCGAGGCTGTGTGCGAGCGCACCGTTCGCCATGGCCGCGTACGGCGGTTGCAGGCGTTCGCCGGTCGCGAGTACGGTCGTCGATCCGCCCCCACCGTCGAGGTCGGCGATACTGTCGAGGACGATCGGCGTCGATCGCGCCCGTTGGCTCCCGATCGCGATGCCGATGGTGTCTAGCAAGACCCGCTTCGCTTGTGCGGTCGTCTCGGGCGGGAGTTCTGTCCCGGCCGTCGTGGCGCAGTAGGCCGCCAACGACTCCGTGATGTCCATACCGTTTCGTTCGCACCCACCGATTAACCGTTTTCGGCGTCACACAATCCCCGGTTGCCGTCGCACCAGCCTGGACCGCGTCTCCGTTTGCCATCGCACTCGCTGGGGTCGCGTCTATGGTGTCGATACACCCCCGTCCTCTCCATCGTACCGGCAGTCCGTCGTCGCGACTGACGCAAGCTTAATGGGACCACCCCGACGTGTCTCTGTATGGTTCGCAACATCCGAGAGGTCGGTGAGAACCGATACCGCGAGGAGTACGGCAGATTCTTCGAGGATTTCACTGTCGGCGACGTCTACGAACACCGACCGAACCGGACGATCACCGAAACGGACAACTACTGGTTCACGCTCATCACGATGAACAACCATCCGCTTCACTTCGACGCCGAGTACGCGGCGCAGACGGAGTGGGACCAGGAACTCGTCAACTCCGCTCTGACGCTGTCGGTCGTGCTCGGGATGACGGTCAGCGACGTCTCCTACCAGGCCGTCGCCAACCTCGGCTGGGAGGAAGTCCGACTGACGAATCCGGTGTTTCACGGCGACACGCTCACCGCCGAGTCCGAGGTCGTGAGAAAGCGCGAGAGCGAGTCGAGGCCGGGTCAGGGCATCGTGACCGTCGAGACGACCGGCTTCAAGCAAACGGGCGAAAAAGTGATCGAATTCACCCGCTCGGCGCTCATACCCACGCGCGAGGCTGCAGGCGAGTCGGCGTCAACGGACGAGGCCGACTCGACCGACGATCAGTGACGGTAGGCGGGAGAGACAGTCAATTCACGGATCGAACGGCCCGCTTCCTGTACCGACGCTTCGCTGGACACAATATTTATAGTCGCCTCCTACCAGTGTCGAGGTATGCTCGAGTTTAGCGCGGAGCATCAGCTTATCCAGTCTGAAGTCCAAAAGCTGTGTGATAACTACGAGGACGACTACTGGCAAGCGAAGGATCGGGAGGCCGAGTACCCGATGGAGTTCGTCCAGGAACTCGCAGAACACGGCTGGCTCGGAACGATCATTCCAGAAGAGTACGGCGGTGGCGGCTACGACACGCTCGAAGCGGCGATCGTGTTAGAAGAGATCGCCGCCAGCGGCGCCGGATTCAGCGGGTCGATGGCCTGTCACGGCGCCATGTTCGTTCCCCGATCGATCCTCAACTACGGCACCGAGGAGATGAAATCGACGTACCTCCCGAAGTTAGCGTCGG
This region includes:
- the uvrB gene encoding excinuclease ABC subunit UvrB, coding for MSNTEGPLQPDRPDADQPFAVDAPFEPAGDQPEAIEGLVRGYEAGAEKQTLLGVTGSGKTNTVSWTVEQLQQPTLVIAHNKTLAAQLYEEFRTLFPNNAVEYFVSYYDYYQPEAYVEQTDTYIDKDASINDEIDRLRHSATRSLLTRDDVIVVASVSAIYGLGDPRNYVDMSMRLEVGEETGRDELLKRLVDLNYERNDVDFSQGTFRVRGDTLEIFPMYGRYAVRVELWGDEIDRMLKVDPMEGKVVSEEPAVLVHPAEHYSIPEPRLERAMDEIREDLDRRISYFERQGDLIAAQRIEERTTFDLEMMAEAGYCSGIENYSVYLSDREPGDTPYTLLDYFPDDYLTVIDESHQTIPQIKGQFAGDKSRKDSLVENGFRLPTAYDNRPLTFEEFEEKTDRTLFVTATPADYERDHSDNIVEQIVRPTHLVDPKVEVADATGQIDDLMGRIDERIDRDERTLVTTLTKRMAEDLTEYLEESGVDVAYMHDETDTLERHEIIRSLRLGEIDVLVGINLLREGLDIPEVSLVAILDADQEGFLRSETTLVQTMGRAARNVNGEVILYADEPSNAMESAIEETQRRREIQQEYNEEHGFEATTIEKDVSETNLPGSKTDTTTISGRELDGDDEAARYVEELEDRMDEAASNLEFELAADIRDRIIEVREEFDLAGHGDDEEGIAPPADEF
- a CDS encoding DUF4397 domain-containing protein, producing the protein MPTRRTTLKGIGAASGLAAVSGSVYAADSHKDETDDEHRDEKGDEEPTDEKEPADEEPIVPPENGLRVAHFSPDAPNVDVYLAGDVVLEDVPYRTVSPYLAVDPGTYRVKVTAAGDPETVVFDADVAVEAGTIYSAFAIGLLQPPEGLEDRAFEVLLEVDRERADET
- a CDS encoding DUF7553 family protein; translated protein: MSGTGHVQNARRELETAVERADDDVRDDLRETAAELAAIASGDQPADYAVVDGYLNELRQTKRDADDVADEIDAAIDHLSAYRDDLEQA
- a CDS encoding DUF5518 domain-containing protein; protein product: MSSTPPTDDSHVRQTDRSADSLGAVVDWIVTAFLVLAGLSIAIGGLFASLAADRAQIESLVADGTIEADPLTDAELVDLTYALASTGGLWLVVVGLLTAVAGVVFFVSRRRTRRQFALEERPPPTVGTYALIGGIVTIVASFVPLAPILGGGVSGYLSRDDRHHGLAIGGLAGLVAAAPVVVGFAILLGGLAIAANALGLGFATVAIALAFVLLTMIAALYVVALSALGGFLGAYLARDRRDDRAATDAGH
- a CDS encoding ORC1-type DNA replication protein, which produces MERDPDEGMLGWDETVFRNESVFEIDYVPETFQHRDSQMQSLVYALRPAVRGSRPLNVLVRGPPGTGKTTAVQRLYDEIAGQTRDVRTIRVNCQVNSTRYAVFSRLFEGTFDYEPPSSGISFKKLFGQIAEQLVEDDRVLVVALDDVNYLFYENEASDTLYSLLRAHEEHPGAKIGVIVVSSDPTLDVVDELDARVQSVFRPEDVYFPVYDEREIVDILGERVKRGFNDGVVTAPILDRVAELTAQSGDLRVGIDLFKRAGLNAEMRGSKTISSEDVEAAFETSKYISLSRSLQGLSDSERALVRVIAEHDGQQAGDVYEAFHEETDLGYTRYSEIVNKLDQLDLIDADYAEIEGRGRSRSLSLSYETDAVLDRLE
- a CDS encoding DUF378 domain-containing protein — encoded protein: MRTQTRPNLSPIEWFIMALVTVGAINWGLVGLEGFVGGNLNLVNLLFGSVSTIEYSVYLLVGLAGLSILVTGIRRYRSPAEDAAEIEHTEPAR
- a CDS encoding MutS-related protein; this translates as MELEAIPGIGRKTAEALAELDDPERALRTGDVAEIASAPGVSPGRAAHIARAAIRAEHDDPGGFLATDRTGEIYRELLSGLQERTVTDYAARRLETFYPSSRRSRIEEARTVTSDALSREPSEAILAALREVSPTVEPGDVRVRERCLATTDAERYAEATEAFPELSVELVEDARGLAELARGYATVVALDEHFAGVDVDGDVRVRPDAFDDPIAIVPERPLAFFSANRDRLQAAIAVHRESDLEPPCDPAALEDGLDRFDSDGTVAGDEELDRLERAVDDLDTVVAGAESLANDQLKAAIAEQDVTIEGSDLLSLVERGAGADSLFSRELADEYDEAVSAAREHVVETLGLTTGEAELAERAFGDDPTFPVAHDDDAVGRLREELQATMDQRAVRRKQALAAELADLRGDAETLVRQALELDVELAISRFADDFECTMAEFVWDAGDGPDVRIEGGRSPLLDEPPSAIDPVDYDVDGVRLLSGVNSGGKTSTLDLVAAVVILAHMGLPVPADRVRLRRFDAVHYHAKTQGTLDAGAFEATVRGFADLATGADGGLVLVDELESITEPGASAKIIAGILEALSARDATAVFVSHLADEIRETADYEVPVDGIEAVGLVEGELAVNRSPVPDHLARSTPELIVEKLAEEVDSDETASADGGTDAGGFYERLLEKFD
- a CDS encoding CaiB/BaiF CoA transferase family protein; amino-acid sequence: MPSQPLDGLSVLELSTMVAGPYAGQMLGDMGADVVKIERPAGGELARGIEPDLGGESFYYLTPNRNKRSLALDVTSEQGRAAFLDLAERADVVLLNFPPAFADRYEIDYETVRERNEEIIYCSVSAFGHTGPYREYNGVDTTIQALSGAMSMTRSEESPPMRSGMPMNDVYASLYAVQGILLAVLNRRQTGEGDFVDVSLLDAALAGLTTRATYSLATGEPYPPFGRQHNYFAPEGVFEAADGEIHLSIITDRHWHRFCDVVGADELVDDPRFETLDDRIENHDACNDAVAAAVGSYSVDELLESLREAGVPAAPINDTVSVWDDPQVEAREMLQTMDHPDVGDVDTLGFPIKFRNAIQSIETHPPRLGEHSRAVLRAVGYDDEEIDQLVDAGVLRADE
- a CDS encoding Lrp/AsnC family transcriptional regulator, with amino-acid sequence MASSPMDGLDEIDRIILGILSNDPRTPYADISQQLDQRGYEMSGEGIRYRVQNLFESTSTFFMLNPNAHDWHVLRLSITVSDTPNAKQVVKDTLAEMPYWFISSGVGSFDVYAVRMAESLGDVDDSIDAVRAIEQVENVEFFLETHRKTDMGKYFPTSDGS